In Microbacterium esteraromaticum, the following proteins share a genomic window:
- a CDS encoding LysR family transcriptional regulator: MVDVSLRQLELFAALPNFPTLSAAAADLHISESALSQAITGLEKAVGEQLCVRRKARGLTLTPAGVQFAKRARQIVADTNELVLAAGDGDELRGPVKLGCYDSFATSVVPELLEGFPKRHPGVHIEIMVGTNEELLSALEAGRLDVALVYNVSLPLGYSRRKIYATELEAYLHPDHPLASAESVDLADLADEPFIQYDATPGVRNVTDAFTARGLSPRVEARVAQIGLVEALVGRGLGYGLLMSRPNTLPVSVEGLPVVIRPFDPPVTVSHVVGIWPEDMQLTPRASALLDFAIERLGGYGRADVSAP; the protein is encoded by the coding sequence ATGGTCGACGTCAGCCTGCGGCAGCTCGAACTCTTCGCCGCTCTGCCCAACTTCCCGACTCTCAGCGCGGCGGCCGCCGACCTGCACATCTCCGAGTCGGCGCTGTCGCAGGCGATCACGGGCCTCGAGAAGGCCGTCGGCGAGCAGCTCTGCGTGCGGCGCAAGGCCCGGGGGCTGACACTGACACCGGCCGGTGTGCAGTTCGCCAAGCGAGCGAGGCAGATCGTCGCAGACACGAATGAGCTCGTGCTGGCCGCCGGCGACGGCGACGAGCTGCGGGGGCCGGTGAAACTCGGATGCTATGACAGCTTCGCCACGAGTGTCGTGCCCGAGCTGCTCGAGGGGTTCCCCAAGCGGCACCCGGGTGTGCACATCGAGATCATGGTCGGCACCAACGAGGAGCTGCTGTCGGCGCTCGAGGCGGGCAGGCTCGACGTCGCGCTGGTCTACAACGTGTCGCTGCCGCTCGGCTACAGCCGCCGCAAGATCTACGCGACCGAGCTCGAGGCGTACCTGCACCCCGATCACCCGCTGGCCTCTGCCGAGTCGGTCGACCTCGCCGACCTCGCGGATGAGCCGTTCATCCAGTACGACGCGACTCCCGGTGTCCGCAACGTGACCGACGCGTTCACGGCCCGCGGTCTCTCGCCGCGGGTCGAGGCCCGAGTGGCGCAGATCGGCCTCGTCGAGGCCCTCGTCGGTCGTGGGCTCGGCTACGGGCTTCTGATGTCGCGGCCGAACACCCTGCCGGTGAGCGTCGAGGGGCTGCCTGTGGTCATCCGGCCGTTCGACCCGCCGGTCACCGTCTCGCACGTCGTGGGGATCTGGCCGGAGGACATGCAGCTCACGCCTCGCGCGTCAGCCCTTCTCGACTTCGCCATCGAGAGGCTGGGCGGCTACGGCCGGGCCGACGTGAGCGCGCCGTAG
- a CDS encoding TraR/DksA family transcriptional regulator has translation MISRDVLAEQRADAVARAEHAASALADLVHDRQGSNDDDEHDPEGVTLSSEWSRLSALADAAADEVRQYDDALSRWDAGDYGICASCGRPIPEGRLEVRPFARLCVPCAEKK, from the coding sequence ATGATCAGTCGTGACGTGCTCGCCGAGCAGAGAGCCGATGCCGTCGCGCGCGCCGAGCATGCGGCATCCGCCCTCGCCGATCTCGTGCACGACCGCCAGGGGTCGAACGATGACGACGAGCACGACCCAGAGGGCGTCACGCTGTCGTCGGAGTGGTCGCGTCTGTCGGCCCTGGCCGACGCGGCGGCAGACGAGGTGCGGCAGTATGACGATGCGCTGTCACGGTGGGATGCCGGTGACTACGGCATCTGCGCGAGCTGCGGAAGGCCGATCCCGGAAGGCCGGCTGGAGGTGCGCCCCTTCGCCCGGCTCTGTGTGCCGTGCGCCGAGAAGAAGTGA
- the gnd gene encoding phosphogluconate dehydrogenase (NAD(+)-dependent, decarboxylating), which yields MQLGMIGLGRMGANIVRRLMRDGHECVGYDVNQEAVEAIAADGAVGATDLQDFVSKLQTPRVIWLMVPAGLTGRIVDQVADLLDEGDIIIDGGNSNYRDDVRRAAAMRERGIEYVDAGTSGGVFGLERGYCLMVGGSDAAVQHIEPLLKTIAPGVGEIERTPGRTGELAPEEQGYLHCGPAGAGHFVKMVHNGIEYGIMAAIAEGLNLLENADAGVREAEHSAEVAPLEEPEFYQFPIDTSKVTELWRRGSVISSWLLDLTATALNENPTLDGLAGRVSDSGEGRWTVKAAVDVGVPVPVLAASLFERFASRDEDKFANQVLSAMRLQFGGHKELPAGDVLEAGGRKSESSDRGQSDTA from the coding sequence ATGCAGCTGGGAATGATCGGACTCGGACGAATGGGCGCCAACATCGTGCGCCGTCTGATGCGCGACGGGCACGAATGCGTCGGCTACGACGTGAATCAGGAGGCGGTCGAGGCGATCGCCGCCGACGGGGCGGTCGGCGCGACCGACCTGCAGGACTTCGTCTCGAAGCTGCAGACTCCCCGCGTGATCTGGCTGATGGTGCCCGCGGGCCTCACCGGCAGGATCGTCGACCAGGTCGCCGATCTGCTCGACGAGGGCGACATCATCATCGACGGCGGAAACTCGAACTATCGCGACGACGTGCGCCGCGCGGCGGCGATGCGCGAGCGGGGCATCGAGTACGTCGATGCCGGAACGAGCGGCGGCGTGTTCGGACTCGAGCGCGGGTACTGCCTCATGGTCGGCGGATCGGATGCCGCCGTGCAGCACATCGAGCCTCTGCTGAAGACCATCGCTCCGGGCGTCGGCGAGATCGAGCGCACCCCCGGTCGCACCGGCGAACTGGCTCCGGAGGAGCAGGGGTACCTGCACTGCGGCCCTGCCGGTGCCGGCCATTTCGTGAAGATGGTGCACAACGGCATCGAGTACGGCATCATGGCCGCGATCGCCGAGGGGCTCAACCTGCTCGAGAACGCCGATGCCGGCGTGCGCGAGGCCGAGCATTCGGCCGAGGTCGCGCCTCTCGAAGAGCCGGAGTTCTACCAGTTCCCGATCGACACCTCGAAGGTCACCGAGCTGTGGCGCCGCGGATCGGTGATCTCGTCGTGGCTGCTCGACCTGACCGCGACGGCGCTCAATGAGAACCCGACCCTCGACGGCCTCGCCGGCCGCGTCTCGGATTCGGGCGAGGGCCGCTGGACGGTCAAGGCCGCGGTCGATGTGGGCGTGCCCGTTCCCGTGCTCGCCGCGTCGCTGTTCGAGCGGTTCGCGTCGCGCGATGAAGACAAGTTCGCCAATCAGGTGCTGTCGGCGATGCGCCTGCAGTTCGGCGGGCACAAGGAGCTGCCGGCCGGTGACGTTCTCGAGGCCGGCGGTCGCAAGTCCGAGTCGAGCGACCGGGGCCAGTCCGACACCGCCTGA
- a CDS encoding VOC family protein, with protein sequence MTIRFENVGIAVRDLDAAVSFFTALGLAVVGRDEVSGDWADTAVGLDGNHAKIAMLQTPDGGGRIELFEYVHPDAIETAPTLPNEIGMHRVAFQVDDLDQALAIAAQHGCHPLRGVADYQGIYRLTYLRGPSGILVMLAEDLTGR encoded by the coding sequence ATGACCATCCGCTTCGAGAACGTCGGCATCGCCGTGCGCGACCTCGACGCGGCCGTGTCGTTCTTCACCGCGCTCGGCCTCGCGGTCGTCGGCCGAGACGAGGTCAGCGGCGACTGGGCCGACACGGCCGTCGGGCTCGACGGCAATCACGCGAAGATCGCCATGCTGCAGACGCCCGATGGCGGCGGCCGGATCGAGCTGTTCGAGTACGTGCATCCAGACGCGATCGAGACGGCTCCGACGCTGCCGAACGAGATCGGGATGCACCGGGTCGCGTTCCAGGTCGACGATCTCGACCAGGCGCTGGCGATCGCCGCGCAGCATGGATGCCATCCGCTGCGCGGCGTCGCCGACTACCAGGGCATCTACCGGCTCACCTACCTGCGCGGGCCGAGCGGCATCCTCGTCATGCTCGCCGAAGACCTCACCGGCAGGTGA
- a CDS encoding amidohydrolase, which yields MTAPDTIVIAGRVHALAGASASETGSARTAAEAVAIADGRIAAIGSREAIMQLAGEGTEVREHPDATIIPGLVDAHTHPIYSLGIVRGLSLVGVHDHHELVAALERGRDEQADAEWFLAWGLDPTAFEGRPISNDALHAVLGADRPAYIKMFDAHSGIASSAALARAGVTQPQANPDGSAVAGDDQGRLTGHLIEFPAMELVESVLPADTREDRLQRLHALLSGMAAHGITATHVMDLKDPDALDLLDALERDGDLPVRLRISPWCEPGMTDDEIDALIAMQGRGGRRFRVEGVKLFIDGTVEGGTAWLATPDTAGEGLASVWPDAEEYASRIRLFHERGVPTATHAIGERGIRFVAETLAALPADGPQHRIEHLESVEDDVIDLIGRSGIAASMQPTHCTHHVRPDGGDDWSRRLGRTRAERAWRTGDVRRSGAVLALGSDWPVAAFDPWEIMADAQARTSVAHPGSAPVRLDQALTAREALEGYTTHAHRAIGSPGGALTVGAPADLVVVDRDPLDVTPEELMGAQVLLTLIDGALTHG from the coding sequence ATGACGGCCCCGGACACCATCGTCATCGCCGGTCGCGTGCACGCGCTCGCCGGCGCCTCAGCCTCCGAAACCGGCAGCGCTCGCACAGCCGCTGAGGCCGTCGCAATCGCCGACGGCCGCATCGCCGCGATCGGCTCGCGAGAGGCGATCATGCAGCTCGCCGGCGAGGGGACCGAGGTGCGCGAGCATCCGGATGCCACGATCATCCCCGGCCTGGTCGACGCGCACACGCATCCGATCTACAGCCTGGGGATCGTCCGCGGACTCTCCCTGGTCGGCGTTCACGATCACCACGAGCTCGTCGCTGCCCTGGAACGCGGCCGCGACGAGCAGGCGGACGCCGAGTGGTTTCTGGCCTGGGGGCTCGACCCCACCGCGTTCGAGGGGCGGCCGATCAGCAACGACGCTCTGCACGCCGTGCTCGGCGCCGACAGGCCGGCCTACATCAAGATGTTCGACGCGCACTCCGGCATCGCCTCGTCGGCCGCGCTCGCACGCGCAGGCGTCACGCAGCCGCAGGCGAATCCCGACGGCTCCGCCGTGGCCGGCGACGATCAGGGCAGGCTCACGGGTCACCTGATCGAGTTCCCCGCCATGGAGCTGGTCGAGAGCGTGCTGCCGGCCGACACCCGCGAGGACCGGCTGCAGAGACTGCATGCGCTGCTGAGCGGAATGGCCGCCCACGGCATCACCGCGACGCACGTGATGGACCTGAAGGACCCCGACGCGCTCGATCTGCTCGACGCCCTCGAGCGCGACGGCGACCTTCCCGTGCGGCTGCGGATATCGCCGTGGTGCGAACCGGGCATGACCGATGACGAGATCGACGCGCTCATCGCGATGCAGGGCCGCGGCGGCCGCCGCTTTCGCGTGGAGGGCGTGAAGCTGTTCATCGACGGGACGGTCGAGGGCGGCACGGCCTGGCTGGCGACGCCGGACACCGCCGGCGAGGGTCTGGCATCGGTGTGGCCGGATGCCGAAGAGTACGCCTCACGGATCCGGCTCTTCCACGAGCGCGGCGTGCCGACGGCGACGCATGCGATCGGCGAGCGCGGCATCCGATTCGTCGCCGAGACGCTCGCGGCCCTGCCGGCGGACGGTCCTCAGCATCGGATCGAGCACCTCGAGTCGGTCGAGGACGACGTGATCGACCTCATCGGCCGCAGCGGCATCGCCGCCAGCATGCAGCCCACCCACTGCACCCATCACGTGCGCCCCGACGGCGGCGACGACTGGTCGCGGCGTCTCGGACGCACCCGCGCCGAGCGGGCATGGCGCACCGGCGACGTGCGCCGCAGCGGAGCTGTGCTGGCGCTGGGGTCGGACTGGCCGGTCGCGGCGTTCGACCCGTGGGAGATCATGGCCGATGCCCAGGCGCGCACCTCGGTCGCGCATCCGGGTTCGGCCCCCGTGCGACTCGACCAGGCGCTCACCGCCCGCGAGGCTCTCGAGGGATACACCACCCACGCGCATCGGGCGATCGGGTCGCCCGGCGGAGCGCTGACGGTCGGAGCGCCGGCAGACCTCGTCGTGGTCGACCGCGATCCGCTCGACGTGACGCCGGAAGAGCTCATGGGAGCTCAGGTGCTGCTGACCCTGATCGACGGAGCGCTCACGCACGGGTGA
- a CDS encoding APC family permease codes for MSHAPENQIPPTELTAQVTKGRFKRVLGVPSLVLFGLVYMVPLTAFTTYGIVTQLTGGRVPAAYVVTLVAMIFTARSYARMSIAYPYAGSAYIYTQQSFGGAVGFLAGWALLLDYLFLPMINYLIIGLYLSDTFPAVPGSVWILIAIALVTVLNIVGIVSVARANFVVIAVQTVFIVAFAALAIGAAAGQGVDPLVPFTGDGTVDGILPLFQGAAILCLSFLGFDSVSTLAEEAKDSRRSVPRAIMIVTIGAGLLFILLTYLSQVAFPSNEFSSADTASIEVVASLGQQWLSALFIAGFIAGSVGSALTSQASVSRILFAMGRDGVLPRRIFGRLSTRFGTPTIPILLVSAVSLLSLVADLLTVSNMISFGALIAFSCVNLSVIKHHFFDRGERSGWDLVNNLILPGIGFALTVWLWTNLTGASFAIGLSWLAVGVVVLMIVTRFFRRPTPTLDLTE; via the coding sequence GTGTCTCACGCCCCCGAGAACCAGATCCCACCCACTGAACTGACCGCGCAGGTCACCAAGGGCCGCTTCAAGCGCGTCCTCGGTGTTCCGTCGCTCGTGCTGTTCGGACTCGTCTACATGGTGCCGCTCACCGCGTTCACCACCTACGGCATCGTGACCCAGCTCACCGGCGGCCGGGTGCCGGCTGCATACGTCGTCACCCTCGTCGCGATGATCTTCACCGCGCGCTCGTACGCCCGCATGTCGATCGCCTACCCGTACGCTGGCTCGGCGTACATCTACACCCAGCAGAGCTTCGGCGGCGCGGTCGGCTTCCTCGCCGGGTGGGCGCTGCTGCTCGATTACCTGTTCCTGCCGATGATCAACTACCTCATCATCGGGCTCTACCTGAGCGACACATTCCCCGCCGTGCCCGGCTCCGTGTGGATCCTCATCGCGATCGCCCTCGTCACGGTGCTGAACATCGTCGGCATCGTCTCGGTCGCGCGCGCCAACTTCGTCGTCATCGCGGTGCAGACCGTGTTCATCGTCGCCTTCGCGGCACTGGCCATCGGCGCAGCGGCCGGGCAGGGCGTCGACCCGCTCGTCCCCTTCACCGGCGACGGCACGGTCGACGGCATCCTTCCTCTGTTCCAGGGTGCCGCGATCCTCTGCCTGTCGTTCCTCGGGTTCGACTCGGTGTCGACGCTGGCGGAAGAGGCGAAGGACTCCCGCCGCTCGGTGCCCCGCGCGATCATGATCGTCACCATCGGCGCCGGCCTGCTCTTCATCCTGCTCACCTACCTGTCGCAGGTCGCCTTCCCCTCCAACGAGTTCTCGTCGGCAGACACCGCGAGCATCGAAGTCGTCGCCTCCCTCGGTCAGCAGTGGCTCTCCGCCCTGTTCATCGCGGGCTTCATCGCCGGAAGCGTCGGATCGGCGCTCACGTCTCAAGCATCCGTATCCCGCATCCTGTTCGCCATGGGCCGCGACGGCGTGCTGCCCCGCCGGATCTTCGGCCGCCTGAGCACGCGCTTCGGCACCCCGACGATCCCGATCCTGCTGGTGTCGGCCGTCTCCCTGCTGTCGCTGGTCGCCGATCTGCTGACGGTCTCGAACATGATCAGCTTCGGCGCGCTCATCGCGTTCTCGTGCGTCAACCTGTCGGTCATCAAGCATCACTTCTTCGACCGCGGCGAGCGCAGCGGCTGGGACCTCGTGAACAATCTCATCCTTCCCGGCATCGGCTTCGCGCTGACGGTCTGGCTCTGGACGAACCTCACCGGCGCGAGCTTCGCGATCGGACTGTCGTGGCTGGCCGTCGGCGTCGTCGTCCTGATGATCGTCACGCGGTTCTTCCGCCGACCGACCCCGACCCTCGACCTGACGGAGTGA
- a CDS encoding LacI family DNA-binding transcriptional regulator: protein MRSDGRRATLQDIADRLGVSRSTASFAITGRGRVSDEMRRRVLDVADELGYRPNTVARNLRGARTGMLALRIPPHSTTMSYYTEAAFGVVEEAERAGLIVFLLTTDPDPERLRHLPADAVIILDPAIDDPVTHAMLNGRVPVVTGEPVPEGLPAGSGEVISDHDSAVRELLDHLVERGAQRPAMVFPDLKNHWAFTVRAVFESWCAERGIRPRVAEVPHPANPSQIHAAVADVLSEHDPADAILAVSDGTVLSIVTSAQQLGRRVGEDLLVAALVDTDVLPLTQPSITAIDLHPREFGRQCVRVAIAAIEAGDARQAGDAPRAPLREIVPVAVRRRASTLGTRDS from the coding sequence ATGCGATCCGACGGCCGCCGGGCCACCCTTCAGGACATCGCCGACCGTCTGGGCGTGTCCCGCTCGACCGCGTCTTTCGCGATCACCGGGCGCGGCCGCGTCTCGGATGAGATGCGCCGCCGCGTGCTCGACGTCGCCGACGAACTCGGCTACCGGCCGAACACCGTCGCGCGCAACCTCCGCGGCGCCCGCACCGGCATGCTGGCGCTGCGCATCCCGCCGCACAGCACCACCATGTCGTACTACACCGAGGCGGCATTCGGCGTGGTCGAAGAGGCCGAGCGCGCGGGGCTGATCGTCTTCCTGCTCACGACCGATCCCGACCCCGAGCGGCTGCGCCACCTGCCCGCCGACGCGGTGATCATCCTCGACCCTGCCATCGACGACCCGGTGACCCACGCGATGCTGAACGGACGTGTTCCGGTCGTCACCGGAGAACCCGTCCCCGAAGGGCTGCCCGCCGGCAGCGGTGAGGTGATCAGCGACCACGACTCCGCCGTGCGAGAGCTGCTCGATCACCTCGTCGAGCGCGGCGCCCAGCGCCCGGCGATGGTCTTCCCCGATCTCAAGAATCACTGGGCCTTCACGGTGCGCGCGGTCTTCGAGTCATGGTGCGCCGAGCGCGGCATCCGCCCCCGCGTGGCCGAGGTGCCGCACCCGGCGAACCCGTCGCAGATCCACGCCGCCGTGGCCGATGTGCTGTCCGAGCATGACCCGGCCGACGCGATCCTCGCGGTGTCCGACGGCACCGTGCTCAGCATCGTCACGAGCGCGCAGCAGCTGGGGCGCCGGGTCGGTGAGGATCTGCTCGTCGCTGCCCTGGTCGACACCGACGTGCTTCCGCTGACCCAGCCGTCGATCACCGCTATCGACCTGCATCCTCGCGAGTTCGGCAGGCAGTGCGTGCGCGTGGCGATCGCCGCCATCGAGGCGGGCGACGCCCGCCAGGCCGGCGACGCACCACGTGCGCCGCTTCGCGAGATCGTGCCGGTCGCGGTCCGGCGGCGCGCATCGACGCTCGGGACTCGCGACAGCTGA
- the purL gene encoding phosphoribosylformylglycinamidine synthase subunit PurL, protein MTTPNTPTTHVPDSVENAIATPEKEQPYGALGLKDDEYARIKEILGRRPTSGELAMYSVMWSEHCSYKSSKNYLRRFGQKVSDEMKERLMVGMGQNAGVVDVGEGWAVTFKAESHNHPSFIEPFQGAATGVGGIVRDIISMGARPVAVMDALRFGAIDHPDTPRVVHGVTSGISFYGNCLGLPNIGGETVFDAVYQANPLVNALAVGVLRHEDLKLANATGVGNKVVLFGARTGGDGIGGASILASDSFDSTGPTKRPAVQVGDPFAEKVLIECCLELYKLELVEAIQDLGAAGISCATSELAANGNSGMHVSLDNVLLRDPSLTAEEILMSESQERMMAIVSPEKLDAFLEIVGKWEVETSVLGEVTGDGRLVIDWQGERIVDVDPSTVAVDGPVYDRPVAYPTWIDALQADAAEDLPRSNDADVLRTQFLQLLGSPNLADTSWITNQYDYYVGGNTALAFPDDAGMVRVDEESGLGFAVSTDANGRYCQLDPYAGAQLALAEAYRNVAVTGATPTAITDCLNFGSPENPEVMWQFGQTVDGLADGCYELGTPVTGGNVSFYNQTGDVPIHPTPLVGVLGIIDDVSRRIPSGWQDAGDNIYLLGVTSTELSGSAWADVVHDHLGGLPPKVDLAAERRLAGLLGAAREEWLISSAHDISEGGLGQALAEAVMRFGVGARVWLTELMERDGVDAATALFSESTGRVIVTVPREEDVKFRGLCEGRDYPVLRIGVTDTEPALEVQDVFTISVDELRETSRGTLPAVFGPTVTEPVA, encoded by the coding sequence GTGACCACCCCGAACACCCCCACCACCCACGTTCCCGACTCGGTCGAGAACGCCATCGCGACTCCTGAGAAGGAGCAGCCGTACGGCGCCCTCGGACTCAAAGACGACGAGTACGCCCGCATCAAGGAGATCCTGGGCCGACGCCCCACCTCCGGCGAGCTCGCCATGTACTCGGTGATGTGGTCTGAGCACTGCTCGTACAAGTCGTCGAAGAACTACCTGCGCCGCTTCGGCCAGAAGGTCTCGGACGAGATGAAGGAACGGCTCATGGTCGGCATGGGCCAGAATGCCGGCGTCGTCGACGTGGGCGAGGGCTGGGCCGTCACCTTCAAGGCCGAGTCGCACAACCACCCCAGCTTCATCGAGCCTTTCCAGGGCGCCGCAACCGGCGTCGGCGGCATCGTCCGCGACATCATCTCGATGGGTGCGCGCCCGGTCGCGGTGATGGATGCCCTGCGCTTCGGCGCCATCGACCACCCCGACACGCCGCGCGTCGTGCACGGCGTCACCAGCGGCATCAGTTTCTACGGCAACTGCCTGGGCCTTCCGAACATCGGCGGCGAGACGGTCTTCGACGCCGTCTACCAGGCCAACCCGCTCGTCAACGCCCTCGCGGTAGGCGTGCTGCGCCATGAAGACCTCAAGCTCGCCAACGCCACCGGCGTCGGCAACAAGGTCGTGCTGTTCGGCGCCCGCACGGGCGGCGACGGCATCGGCGGCGCCAGCATCCTGGCATCCGACTCCTTCGACTCCACCGGCCCGACCAAGCGTCCCGCCGTGCAGGTCGGCGACCCGTTCGCCGAGAAGGTGCTGATCGAGTGCTGCCTCGAGCTGTACAAGCTCGAGCTGGTGGAGGCCATCCAGGACCTGGGCGCGGCAGGCATCTCGTGCGCGACCAGCGAGCTCGCCGCGAACGGCAACAGCGGCATGCACGTCTCGCTCGACAACGTGCTGCTGCGCGACCCGTCGCTCACCGCCGAAGAGATCCTGATGAGCGAGTCGCAGGAGCGCATGATGGCGATCGTCTCGCCGGAGAAGCTCGACGCGTTCCTCGAGATCGTCGGCAAGTGGGAGGTCGAGACCAGCGTGCTCGGCGAGGTCACCGGCGACGGCCGCCTCGTCATCGACTGGCAGGGCGAGCGCATCGTCGACGTCGACCCGTCGACCGTCGCCGTCGACGGCCCGGTCTACGACCGCCCCGTCGCGTACCCGACGTGGATCGACGCGCTGCAGGCGGATGCCGCAGAAGACCTTCCCCGTTCGAACGACGCCGACGTGCTGCGCACGCAGTTCCTGCAGCTGCTCGGCTCGCCGAACCTCGCCGACACCAGCTGGATCACCAACCAGTACGACTACTACGTCGGCGGCAATACGGCCCTCGCCTTCCCCGACGACGCCGGCATGGTGCGCGTCGACGAGGAGTCGGGCCTCGGCTTCGCCGTCTCGACCGACGCCAACGGCCGCTACTGCCAGCTCGACCCGTACGCGGGTGCCCAGCTGGCCCTCGCCGAGGCGTACCGCAACGTCGCCGTGACGGGCGCCACCCCCACCGCTATCACCGACTGCCTCAACTTCGGCTCCCCCGAGAACCCCGAGGTCATGTGGCAGTTCGGGCAGACCGTCGACGGTCTGGCCGACGGATGCTACGAGCTGGGCACCCCGGTGACCGGCGGAAACGTCTCGTTCTACAACCAGACGGGCGACGTGCCGATCCACCCGACCCCGCTGGTCGGCGTGCTCGGCATCATCGACGACGTCTCGCGTCGCATCCCGTCCGGCTGGCAGGACGCCGGCGACAACATCTACCTTCTCGGCGTCACCTCGACCGAGCTGTCGGGCTCGGCCTGGGCCGACGTCGTGCACGACCACCTCGGCGGTCTGCCGCCGAAGGTCGACCTCGCCGCCGAGCGTCGTCTCGCCGGCCTGCTCGGTGCCGCCCGCGAGGAGTGGCTGATCTCGTCGGCGCACGACATCTCTGAGGGCGGCCTCGGCCAGGCCCTCGCCGAGGCCGTCATGCGCTTCGGCGTCGGCGCACGCGTCTGGCTGACCGAGCTCATGGAGCGGGATGGCGTGGATGCGGCGACCGCGCTCTTCTCGGAGTCGACCGGCCGCGTGATCGTGACCGTGCCGCGCGAAGAGGACGTGAAGTTCCGCGGGCTGTGCGAGGGTCGCGACTACCCGGTGCTGCGCATCGGCGTCACCGACACCGAGCCCGCCCTCGAGGTGCAGGACGTCTTCACCATCTCGGTCGACGAGCTGCGCGAGACCTCGCGGGGCACGCTGCCCGCGGTGTTCGGCCCGACCGTCACCGAGCCGGTCGCGTGA
- a CDS encoding 3-keto-5-aminohexanoate cleavage protein → MLQVCVNGARESSAHPELSTEPARMAAHAAYALSAGAREIHLHPKDERGRDSIAPADVDRWVLAFRRACPGVPLGVTTGEWARVSPQGPGDPASRLSAIGGWTQLPDYASVNWHEEGADDLADLLLSRGVAIEAGIWHEAGADAWRASPVRGRCLRVLIELPDLPAVDVGSRADALAAAVRAAEPTMPILLHGEERSTWPAIDLARAHGFDSRIGLEDTLALPDGTPAAGNADLVRAALRR, encoded by the coding sequence ATGCTGCAGGTCTGCGTGAACGGAGCTCGCGAATCGTCCGCGCATCCGGAGCTGAGCACCGAACCAGCCCGGATGGCAGCGCATGCGGCGTATGCCCTCAGCGCCGGCGCCCGCGAGATCCATCTGCATCCCAAAGACGAGCGGGGTCGTGACAGCATCGCGCCGGCAGACGTCGATCGGTGGGTGCTGGCCTTCCGCCGCGCCTGCCCCGGTGTCCCGCTCGGGGTGACGACCGGCGAGTGGGCTCGCGTCTCGCCGCAGGGGCCGGGCGATCCGGCATCCCGGCTGTCTGCCATCGGGGGATGGACGCAGCTGCCCGACTACGCTTCGGTCAACTGGCACGAAGAGGGCGCGGATGACCTCGCGGATCTGCTGCTGAGTCGGGGCGTGGCGATCGAGGCCGGCATCTGGCACGAAGCCGGCGCGGACGCCTGGCGCGCATCGCCGGTGCGCGGCCGGTGCCTGCGCGTGCTCATCGAGCTGCCCGACCTGCCTGCGGTGGACGTCGGCAGCAGGGCGGATGCCCTGGCCGCGGCCGTACGGGCGGCGGAGCCGACGATGCCGATCCTTCTGCACGGCGAGGAGCGCTCGACGTGGCCCGCGATCGATCTCGCCCGCGCGCACGGGTTCGATTCGCGGATCGGCCTCGAAGACACGCTCGCCCTGCCCGACGGCACTCCTGCCGCGGGCAACGCCGACCTTGTGCGCGCGGCGCTGCGCCGCTGA
- a CDS encoding pyridoxamine 5'-phosphate oxidase family protein: MTHTDEHKKVAELIKDFRFAMFVTQDPDNGKLVAHPLTVQEAEFDGDLWFLVSKVAGPIADLVPDAPVNVSFSGDSSWVSLSGTARLIEDRQKIRELWNPMVEAWFPEGPDDPAVGVLKFDAESAEYWDSPGGKIATAFSFVKSKITGERYDGGDNATVEL; this comes from the coding sequence ATGACTCATACCGACGAGCACAAGAAGGTCGCAGAGCTGATCAAGGACTTCCGGTTCGCGATGTTCGTCACGCAGGATCCCGACAACGGCAAGCTGGTCGCGCACCCGCTCACCGTGCAGGAGGCCGAATTCGACGGCGACCTGTGGTTCCTCGTGTCGAAGGTCGCCGGCCCCATCGCTGACCTGGTGCCGGATGCCCCGGTGAACGTCTCGTTCAGCGGCGACTCGTCGTGGGTGTCGCTGTCGGGCACCGCTCGGCTCATCGAGGACCGGCAGAAGATCCGCGAGCTGTGGAACCCGATGGTCGAGGCGTGGTTCCCCGAAGGACCGGACGACCCTGCGGTCGGCGTGCTGAAGTTCGACGCCGAGTCGGCCGAGTACTGGGACAGCCCCGGCGGCAAGATCGCCACGGCCTTCAGCTTCGTGAAGTCGAAGATCACCGGCGAGCGCTACGACGGCGGCGACAACGCGACCGTGGAGCTCTAG